A stretch of Larus michahellis chromosome Z, bLarMic1.1, whole genome shotgun sequence DNA encodes these proteins:
- the CER1 gene encoding cerberus, producing MSPLLLELLVLSCLGATEPQADSLQRKSRRPFQHLFYLDKNLLESQSFRELVGENPVGVEETLGEPSFFVAIPQTASESQKQEKKKMSRFILPNAELQAEQDLRTWAAPRELSPVENLSPSHYSTKREAEPPYRKDAKKFWDHFMLKKNSASEEVVLPIKTNEMHQENCRTLPFSQAVTHESCEKVVVQNNLCFGKCSSFHVPGPEDRLYTFCSHCLPSKFSMKRLDLNCTSSVPVVKEVMIVEECKCETQKIKDAATGSLLSDLHANVHEHN from the exons ATGTCACCACTTCTCCTTGAGCTGTTAGTGCTCTCATGTCTTGGAGCCACAGAGCCACAGGCTGATTCattgcaaaggaaaagcagaaggccGTTTCAGCATCTTTTCTATCTGGACAAAAATCTGCTTGAAAGTCAAAGTTTTCGTGAGCTGGTAGGGGAAAACCCAGTAGGTGTTGAGGAAACCCTGGGAGAACCAAGCTTTTTTGTAGCAATTCCACAAACGGCATCTGAAAGTcagaagcaagagaagaaaaaaatgtccagaTTCATCCTTCCCAATGCAGAACTCCAGGCAGAGCAAGACCTGAGAACCTGGGCAGCACCCAGAGAGCTCTCTCCTGTGGAAAACCTCTCTCCATCCCACTATTCCACCAAGAGGGAGGCTGAACCTCCCTATAGAAAAGATGCCAAGAAATTTTGGGACCACttcatgttaaagaaaaattcAGCATCTGAAGAAGTTGTCCTGCCAATCAAGACCAATGAAATGCACCAAGAAAACTGCAGAACCCTGCCTTTTTCCCAG GCTGTTACTCATGAGAGCTGTGAGAAGGTGGTGGTACAGAATAAtctgtgttttggaaaatgtAGTTCCTTTCATGTTCCTGGTCCAGAAGATCGTCTTTATACCTTTTGTTCTCATTGCTTGCCCAGCAAGTTCTCCATGAAGCGCCTGGATCTCAACTGCACCAGTTCTGTCCCAGTGGTCAAAGAAGTCATGATTGTAGAAGAGTGTAAATGTGAGACTCAGAAGATCAAAGATGCTGCGACTGGATCTCTACTGTCAGATTTGCATGCAAATGTACATGAGCACAACTAA